The following are encoded in a window of Corynebacterium argentoratense DSM 44202 genomic DNA:
- the glgA gene encoding glycogen synthase codes for MRVAMMTKEYPPEIYGGAGVHIAELVRHMRELINVDVHCVGSPRDEADVYVHGVDPALADANASLQTLSTGLRMATAAGTISHPGDAPGVPGIDVVHSHTWYAGLGGHLTGKLYDIPHVVTAHSLEPDRPWKREQLGGGYEVSSWSERNAMEYADAIVAVSSGMKRSVLEAYPRVSPDKVHVILNGIDTQLWQPRPTFDEAAAAGGSVLQDLGVDPTRPIVCFVGRITRQKGVRHLIKAAAHFTPGVQLVLCAGAPDTPEIAAKTTALVEQLQSQRDGVFWVQEMLDKPKIQEILTASDVFVCPSIYEPLGIVNLEAMACATAVVASDVGGIPEVVVDGQTGFLVHYHPAAEHDPTRAEEFERGLAEKVNLLVGDSEKATAFGAAGRQRAIDEFSWSSIAAQTVELYSSLM; via the coding sequence ATGCGAGTTGCAATGATGACGAAGGAATACCCGCCGGAGATTTATGGTGGGGCCGGGGTGCATATCGCGGAGCTGGTCCGCCACATGCGCGAGTTGATCAATGTTGATGTCCATTGCGTCGGATCCCCCAGGGACGAAGCCGATGTATATGTTCACGGGGTTGATCCTGCTTTGGCGGATGCCAATGCTTCCCTGCAAACGTTGTCTACGGGTTTGCGAATGGCCACAGCTGCCGGCACCATCAGCCATCCTGGCGATGCGCCGGGAGTTCCGGGTATTGACGTCGTGCATTCCCACACGTGGTACGCGGGTCTCGGTGGGCATTTGACCGGCAAATTGTACGACATTCCGCATGTTGTGACTGCTCATTCTCTGGAGCCTGATCGTCCGTGGAAGCGGGAGCAGCTCGGTGGTGGCTATGAGGTTTCTTCCTGGTCGGAGCGCAATGCGATGGAATATGCCGACGCTATCGTGGCTGTTAGCTCAGGTATGAAGCGTTCGGTGCTGGAGGCCTACCCTCGAGTGTCTCCCGATAAAGTCCACGTCATCTTGAATGGTATTGATACTCAGCTGTGGCAGCCGCGGCCAACCTTCGACGAGGCTGCGGCCGCCGGCGGTTCTGTTCTACAGGACCTGGGCGTGGATCCCACCCGCCCAATCGTGTGCTTCGTTGGTCGTATCACCAGGCAAAAGGGCGTGCGCCATTTGATCAAGGCTGCGGCGCATTTCACTCCGGGTGTGCAATTGGTGTTATGCGCCGGCGCCCCGGATACTCCCGAGATTGCGGCGAAAACGACCGCACTTGTGGAACAGCTTCAATCGCAACGAGATGGTGTGTTCTGGGTTCAGGAAATGCTGGATAAGCCAAAGATTCAAGAGATCCTCACCGCCAGCGATGTGTTTGTATGCCCGTCGATTTACGAGCCTTTGGGTATCGTCAATTTGGAAGCGATGGCCTGCGCTACTGCCGTGGTCGCGTCTGATGTAGGCGGTATCCCCGAGGTTGTTGTTGATGGACAGACGGGGTTCTTGGTGCACTATCACCCTGCCGCGGAGCACGACCCTACCCGCGCGGAAGAATTCGAGCGTGGTTTGGCGGAGAAGGTCAACCTGTTGGTTGGTGATTCTGAGAAGGCCACGGCGTTTGGTGCCGCTGGGCGTCAACGCGCGATCGACGAGTTTTCTTGGTCTTCGATCGCGGCTCAGACGGTCGAGCTGTATTCGAGCCTAATGTAG
- the glgC gene encoding glucose-1-phosphate adenylyltransferase produces MKHVRSQPHVLAIVLAGGEGKRLFPLTADRAKPAVPFGGTYRLIDFVLSNLVNAGYMQICVLTQYKSHSLDLHISSSWQLSGLAGQYIAPVPAQQRLGKRWFTGSADAILQSLNLISDENPDYVIVFGADHVYRMDPKQMVDEHIASGASVSVAGIRVPRDEASAFGCIESDDEGNITSFVEKPENPPCTPDDPTMTYASMGNYVFTTKDLIKALKEDADNENSEHDMGGDIIPYFVAKNAAHVYDFMSNDVPGATERDKGYWRDVGTIDAFYEAHMDLISVHPVFNLYNRSWPIHNRDDGNLPPAKFVAGGIAQSSMVASGSIISAATVRNSVVSNNVIVEEGATVEGSVLMPGVRIGKGAVVRHAILDKNVVVSDGAFIGVDHERDAQRFTISPGGVVCVGKNEEV; encoded by the coding sequence TTGAAACATGTGAGAAGCCAACCACATGTTCTAGCAATTGTCCTCGCAGGTGGTGAGGGTAAGCGCCTTTTCCCGCTCACTGCGGACCGCGCCAAGCCTGCAGTGCCCTTTGGGGGAACCTACCGCCTCATTGATTTCGTTCTTTCCAACCTTGTCAATGCCGGCTACATGCAGATCTGCGTGCTGACCCAATACAAGTCGCACTCCCTTGACCTTCATATTTCCTCCTCCTGGCAGCTGTCGGGCCTCGCCGGTCAATACATCGCACCAGTTCCCGCGCAGCAGCGACTCGGAAAACGCTGGTTTACCGGCTCTGCCGACGCCATCCTGCAGTCACTGAACCTCATCTCCGACGAAAACCCCGATTACGTCATCGTTTTCGGCGCAGACCACGTCTACCGCATGGACCCCAAGCAGATGGTGGATGAGCACATTGCGTCCGGAGCATCCGTGTCAGTGGCCGGCATCCGTGTGCCACGTGACGAGGCCAGCGCTTTCGGATGTATCGAATCCGACGACGAGGGCAACATCACCAGCTTCGTGGAGAAGCCGGAGAACCCGCCGTGCACCCCGGACGACCCGACGATGACCTACGCATCGATGGGTAACTACGTGTTCACCACCAAAGACCTCATCAAGGCCCTTAAAGAAGATGCCGATAATGAGAACTCCGAACACGATATGGGCGGCGACATCATCCCCTATTTCGTCGCCAAGAACGCAGCTCACGTCTATGACTTCATGAGCAATGACGTCCCGGGGGCGACCGAGCGCGATAAAGGCTACTGGCGAGACGTCGGCACCATCGACGCTTTCTACGAAGCTCACATGGACCTCATTTCCGTCCACCCGGTGTTCAACCTCTACAACCGCTCTTGGCCCATCCACAACCGCGACGATGGCAACCTGCCCCCCGCGAAGTTCGTGGCCGGTGGTATCGCGCAATCGTCCATGGTGGCCTCTGGATCCATCATTTCCGCGGCTACAGTGCGTAACTCTGTGGTGTCTAACAACGTCATCGTTGAAGAAGGTGCCACGGTCGAAGGTTCAGTCCTGATGCCCGGTGTGCGCATCGGTAAAGGTGCAGTGGTGCGCCACGCCATCCTCGACAAAAACGTCGTGGTATCCGACGGCGCATTCATCGGAGTCGACCATGAACGCGACGCCCAGCGCTTCACGATCAGCCCCGGCGGCGTCGTATGCGTAGGTAAAAACGAAGAAGTCTAA
- a CDS encoding O-methyltransferase: MSASPFDLMSSYISSTLVEDCQATPASTPGDSSGSVVSVEAALSKATADAAELGVDFPDAATGSLLSVLASQAGPSPSAIVVTPAASVVGLHIVRGARDNVQLTCIDPEVEHQRSAREAFASVGLRGSQTRFLPSRPLEVMGRLAADNYQLVFAQTRPQDARALVDAALPLLVSGGALVLADYLLDGTVADSSRTERDIVAARETDEHLRRLAAEGRIVLSRLPLGAGMAVATKVS, from the coding sequence GTGAGTGCCTCCCCTTTTGATCTGATGTCCAGCTATATTTCTTCCACCCTGGTGGAGGATTGTCAGGCTACCCCTGCGTCTACACCCGGCGATTCATCGGGCAGTGTTGTCAGTGTGGAAGCTGCGCTGTCGAAGGCAACTGCGGATGCAGCTGAGCTCGGCGTGGATTTCCCCGACGCGGCTACAGGTTCACTGTTGTCGGTGTTGGCGTCTCAGGCGGGACCTTCTCCTTCGGCGATTGTGGTAACTCCCGCCGCTAGCGTGGTCGGTCTTCACATTGTTCGCGGCGCTCGCGACAATGTTCAGTTGACCTGTATTGACCCGGAGGTTGAGCATCAGCGCAGCGCGCGTGAGGCTTTTGCGTCTGTCGGTTTGCGTGGTTCGCAGACCCGCTTTTTGCCTTCCCGCCCGTTGGAGGTGATGGGCAGGCTGGCCGCGGACAATTATCAGTTGGTTTTCGCTCAAACTCGACCCCAGGATGCTCGCGCTCTTGTTGACGCCGCGTTGCCTCTTCTGGTTTCCGGTGGGGCGCTGGTTCTCGCGGACTATTTGTTGGATGGCACAGTCGCGGATTCGTCTCGTACGGAGCGGGATATCGTCGCAGCGCGGGAGACAGATGAGCATTTGCGTCGTCTGGCCGCTGAGGGACGTATCGTGTTGTCGCGCTTGCCTTTGGGCGCGGGCATGGCTGTGGCTACAAAGGTGTCTTAG
- the sigE gene encoding RNA polymerase sigma factor SigE produces the protein MHTSDMKRDTRTAAAPAHTHNRAVPVATPAGSTGGTEAFDKGEGTMSSWSDIVSQHADSVYRLAYRLSGNEQDAEDLTQETFMRVFRSLDRYKPGTFEGWLHRICSNLFLDMARHRSVIRMEALPEDYERIASTDLGPEQAYHHINMDPALEKALNSLAPEFRVALVLCDVMGLSYDDIADTLGVKLGTVRSRIHRGRTQLRAALEADTAAKELIPAYPR, from the coding sequence ATGCATACTTCCGACATGAAGCGCGACACCCGCACTGCAGCAGCACCGGCACACACCCACAACAGGGCTGTACCGGTAGCTACCCCTGCCGGAAGTACTGGGGGAACAGAAGCCTTCGACAAAGGCGAAGGCACCATGTCTAGTTGGTCAGACATCGTCTCCCAACACGCCGACAGTGTGTACCGCCTGGCATATAGGCTCAGTGGCAACGAACAAGACGCCGAAGACCTCACCCAAGAAACCTTCATGCGCGTCTTCCGTTCACTCGACCGCTACAAGCCAGGCACTTTTGAAGGCTGGCTACACAGGATTTGCTCCAATCTCTTCCTCGACATGGCTCGCCACCGCTCGGTGATCCGCATGGAGGCACTACCGGAAGACTACGAGCGCATCGCCAGCACCGACCTTGGGCCAGAGCAGGCCTACCACCACATCAACATGGATCCAGCGTTAGAAAAAGCCCTCAATAGTTTGGCGCCGGAATTCCGCGTTGCACTGGTTCTTTGTGACGTCATGGGCCTGAGCTATGACGACATCGCCGACACCCTCGGCGTCAAACTCGGCACTGTGCGAAGCCGTATTCACCGTGGTCGCACGCAACTTCGCGCAGCCCTTGAAGCCGATACCGCTGCCAAAGAACTCATTCCGGCGTATCCTCGGTGA
- a CDS encoding anti-sigma factor family protein — MNTARNGNPDQPGNRGQSSSRTTRHFASVEHLSAEAVAAYVDGELGRGARHRAQVHLVHCEECRADVAAQRQAADRLRQATVASDNDLCVPNALLDKLRGLEESCPQGPGPDAVFLEQPRSLGDKVELFYRAVVRSRKL; from the coding sequence GTGAACACAGCACGCAATGGCAATCCCGATCAGCCGGGCAATCGTGGGCAGTCAAGCTCTCGCACTACGCGTCATTTCGCCTCCGTCGAACACTTGAGTGCCGAGGCTGTGGCCGCCTACGTTGATGGAGAGCTCGGACGAGGAGCCCGCCACAGAGCCCAAGTTCACCTGGTGCACTGCGAAGAATGCCGCGCAGATGTCGCAGCCCAACGACAAGCCGCCGATAGGCTCCGCCAGGCAACCGTCGCTAGTGACAACGACCTGTGCGTGCCCAATGCGCTTCTCGACAAGCTACGCGGGCTAGAAGAATCCTGCCCTCAAGGCCCCGGCCCCGACGCCGTGTTTTTAGAGCAGCCACGCTCCCTAGGGGATAAAGTGGAACTGTTTTATCGAGCCGTCGTGCGCTCCCGTAAGCTCTAA
- a CDS encoding Sec-independent protein translocase family protein, which yields MLSSVGWSEIIFILVLALILVGPERLPGLIEDIRAGLIAARRAIDNVKAEMRDEVGDLGEFAKPLGDIAAFSRMGPKAAITRTLLDGDSSLFDSLEETSNLARRGLTRPVKKPESPLSQPVQPTRTPPGVEQPPTSPETNAPASRPKADGSNPGKPTWEDIT from the coding sequence GTGTTGTCATCAGTCGGCTGGAGTGAAATAATCTTCATCCTCGTGCTGGCGCTCATCCTCGTGGGACCTGAGCGCCTGCCAGGCCTCATCGAAGACATTCGAGCAGGTCTGATTGCCGCCCGGCGAGCCATCGACAATGTGAAAGCTGAAATGCGTGATGAAGTAGGCGACCTGGGGGAGTTCGCCAAGCCACTGGGAGACATTGCTGCCTTCAGCCGCATGGGGCCCAAAGCCGCAATCACACGCACCCTCCTAGATGGCGACTCTTCGCTGTTCGACTCGCTAGAAGAAACTAGCAACCTCGCACGCCGCGGCTTGACTAGACCGGTGAAAAAGCCCGAGTCTCCGCTGTCCCAACCTGTTCAACCCACCAGAACGCCTCCTGGGGTCGAGCAGCCTCCCACAAGCCCCGAAACAAACGCTCCCGCGTCACGTCCTAAGGCAGACGGTAGCAACCCGGGTAAGCCCACCTGGGAAGACATTACTTAG
- a CDS encoding Mrp/NBP35 family ATP-binding protein, which produces MTDSQSAHFTDADIRAALAKVDDPEIGRPITELGMVKSIDIDGSSVAVTVYLTIAGCPMKSTIVERCREAVAAVAGVEHVSVDTDVMSDEQRAELRAHLRGGVAEPENPFARPDSRTRVYAVASGKGGVGKSSMTVNLAAALAQRGLSVGILDADIYGHSIPHMLGSDDRPHQVDDMIMPPQAHGIKMISIAHFTEGNAPVVWRGPMLHRAISQFMTDVFWGDLDVLLLDLPPGTGDIAISVAQLVPGGELLIVTTPQAAAAEVAERAGSISMQTRQKVAGVIENMAAMVLPDGTTMDVFGSGGGQIVADRLSTLTGSSVPLLGSVPLDPALRTGGDDGVPVVLADPDSPTAKAINGIADHLARRQESLAGKPLGLNVTAK; this is translated from the coding sequence ATGACTGATTCTCAGAGCGCTCACTTCACAGACGCCGATATTCGCGCCGCACTAGCGAAAGTGGATGATCCCGAAATCGGCCGCCCCATCACAGAGCTGGGGATGGTCAAGTCAATCGATATCGATGGCTCATCGGTCGCTGTCACCGTCTATCTGACGATCGCGGGCTGCCCAATGAAGTCCACCATCGTTGAACGTTGCCGTGAGGCCGTTGCAGCGGTTGCTGGCGTAGAACATGTCAGTGTCGATACTGATGTCATGAGCGACGAACAGCGCGCGGAGCTTCGCGCCCACCTACGCGGCGGTGTAGCTGAACCTGAAAATCCCTTCGCACGGCCGGATAGCCGAACGCGTGTGTATGCAGTTGCCAGTGGCAAAGGCGGCGTGGGCAAGTCCTCCATGACGGTGAACTTGGCTGCGGCGCTCGCGCAACGGGGATTGTCGGTCGGCATTCTTGATGCTGATATTTATGGTCACTCGATCCCCCACATGCTGGGTTCGGATGACCGCCCACATCAGGTTGACGACATGATCATGCCGCCCCAAGCACACGGAATCAAAATGATTTCGATCGCTCATTTCACGGAAGGCAATGCCCCCGTGGTGTGGCGTGGCCCCATGCTGCACCGCGCCATTTCCCAATTCATGACGGATGTTTTTTGGGGAGATCTAGACGTCCTACTCCTCGACTTGCCCCCTGGCACCGGCGATATTGCCATCTCTGTGGCACAGCTGGTTCCCGGCGGCGAGCTTCTTATCGTCACGACGCCTCAAGCGGCAGCTGCGGAGGTCGCTGAGCGTGCAGGGTCCATCAGCATGCAGACTCGTCAGAAAGTCGCCGGTGTAATCGAAAACATGGCGGCGATGGTTCTGCCTGATGGAACCACAATGGACGTGTTTGGATCAGGTGGAGGCCAGATCGTTGCTGATCGTTTGAGCACCCTTACTGGGTCATCCGTTCCTCTGCTGGGCTCAGTGCCCTTGGATCCGGCCCTTCGAACCGGCGGCGATGATGGGGTTCCCGTGGTTCTCGCAGATCCTGACAGTCCCACAGCCAAGGCAATCAATGGCATCGCCGACCACCTCGCGCGGAGGCAGGAATCGCTCGCGGGTAAGCCCTTGGGGCTCAACGTCACCGCAAAATAA
- a CDS encoding DUF1003 domain-containing protein has translation MADTVRSELDTPSVGQRRSLITIDADKIGAFAEKVARFFGTGEYLFWQTIFVIAWVVLNIAGFSWQWDPYPFILLNLAFSTQAAYAAPLILLAQNRQEDRDRVALAEDRRRAEQTKADTEFLARELASVRISLGDAVTRDYLRHELEDLRSLLDRIEDKLDDESAARIAREHGKHPADFSELNAPSMGRHSTHNHKEDND, from the coding sequence GTGGCTGATACTGTTCGCAGCGAACTTGATACTCCCTCCGTGGGACAGCGTCGTTCTTTGATCACCATCGATGCCGACAAAATTGGTGCTTTCGCTGAAAAAGTCGCTCGTTTTTTCGGCACTGGCGAATACCTCTTCTGGCAAACAATTTTTGTGATCGCCTGGGTAGTCCTCAACATCGCAGGTTTTTCTTGGCAATGGGATCCGTACCCCTTTATCCTGCTCAACCTAGCGTTTTCTACCCAGGCTGCCTACGCTGCCCCGTTGATTCTTCTGGCGCAAAACCGTCAGGAGGACCGTGACCGCGTGGCCCTCGCGGAAGACCGTCGCCGGGCAGAGCAAACAAAGGCCGATACTGAATTTTTGGCTCGCGAACTAGCCTCCGTACGAATCTCCCTCGGTGACGCGGTTACCCGCGACTACCTACGCCACGAGCTGGAAGATCTTCGGAGTCTGCTCGATCGCATCGAGGACAAGCTCGATGACGAATCGGCGGCACGTATTGCTCGGGAACACGGCAAACATCCCGCAGATTTCTCCGAACTCAATGCGCCCTCCATGGGCCGCCACAGCACACATAACCACAAGGAAGACAATGACTGA
- a CDS encoding magnesium transporter MgtE N-terminal domain-containing protein — protein MSSVSKLYAGRLSGMIVRGPDTEPIGRVRDVIISVRSSRQTARVLGLVVELVNKRRIFLPMLRIAAIDPKEITLVSGSVSLRSFATRPGELSAMNDLIGSRVHVDDPELENLRGKAVEIADVEIEKTRSRDWVISRVAVLGQKRNFGRRGDVFITPWSHVQGISAAGVGQSNADAELIAQFGDMRPVDIANTLHDMNPAQRRRVAEALDDDRLADVLQEMPEEQQTELIESLGIERAADVLEEMDPDDAADLLGELSNDKADVLLEMMDPEESEPVRRLMDFEDDTVGAIMTPEPVVLTPQTTVAEALATVRNPELPTSLASIVFVVRPPTSTPTGRYLGCVHLQRLLREPPSELIGGILDPDLPPLYVEDDKETAAKYFAAYNLVCGPVLDEDKHLMGAVAVDDLLDHMLPDDWREGGFRPGE, from the coding sequence ATGAGCTCAGTGTCGAAATTGTATGCGGGTCGCCTGTCAGGGATGATTGTGCGCGGTCCGGACACTGAACCGATTGGCCGCGTCCGCGACGTCATTATTAGTGTTCGTTCCTCACGCCAGACAGCACGCGTTTTGGGCCTGGTGGTGGAACTGGTGAATAAGCGGCGCATCTTTTTGCCGATGCTTCGCATCGCTGCGATCGATCCTAAAGAAATCACCCTGGTGTCGGGGTCTGTGTCCTTGCGTTCTTTCGCGACGCGGCCGGGCGAGCTCTCGGCAATGAATGACCTCATCGGCTCCCGCGTGCATGTCGACGATCCAGAGCTTGAAAATCTGCGCGGCAAAGCGGTGGAAATCGCCGATGTGGAAATCGAAAAAACCCGTTCCCGTGATTGGGTGATCTCCCGAGTCGCTGTGCTCGGACAGAAAAGGAATTTTGGACGCCGCGGAGACGTATTCATCACTCCGTGGTCTCACGTCCAAGGCATTTCTGCTGCTGGAGTAGGCCAGTCGAATGCCGACGCAGAGCTCATCGCCCAGTTTGGTGACATGCGCCCAGTGGATATCGCGAACACTCTGCACGATATGAATCCTGCGCAACGACGCCGCGTTGCTGAAGCTCTCGACGATGACCGCCTCGCCGATGTTCTTCAGGAAATGCCCGAAGAGCAACAAACCGAGCTCATTGAGTCTTTGGGTATCGAGCGTGCGGCGGATGTGTTGGAAGAGATGGATCCGGATGACGCCGCAGACTTGTTGGGCGAGCTCTCCAATGACAAAGCTGATGTGCTGCTTGAGATGATGGATCCTGAGGAGTCCGAGCCTGTTCGGCGTCTGATGGATTTCGAGGACGACACCGTGGGTGCGATTATGACCCCCGAGCCCGTTGTTTTGACGCCTCAGACCACTGTTGCGGAGGCTCTTGCGACGGTACGTAATCCGGAGTTGCCGACATCCTTGGCCTCCATCGTTTTTGTCGTCCGTCCGCCAACATCTACGCCCACCGGCCGCTACCTGGGGTGTGTTCATCTCCAGCGCTTGCTGCGCGAGCCACCCAGCGAACTCATCGGCGGAATCCTCGATCCAGATTTGCCACCCTTGTATGTCGAAGACGACAAAGAAACCGCGGCCAAATATTTCGCTGCTTACAACTTGGTATGTGGCCCTGTCTTGGATGAAGATAAGCACCTCATGGGCGCTGTCGCGGTCGATGACCTCCTTGACCACATGTTGCCCGATGATTGGCGCGAAGGCGGATTTCGACCAGGCGAGTAA